From Deinococcus yavapaiensis KR-236, a single genomic window includes:
- a CDS encoding homoserine O-acetyltransferase family protein, whose translation MSVAFDLFRDVDTTRTQTALLFRDRPLTLDSGAQVRNLRVAYRTWGSLSPAKDNAVLILHALTGDANADVWWPALLREGGALDPNRSFLVCANVVGGSAGSTSAAELGHDLTIRDMVRVQAELLDLLGVDKVTVIGGSMGGMLALSFVTQYPDRTERAVIVGAPQRQSAWAAGFNHAKRAAIALDPERGLEIARMFAMLTYRSPLSLELSQSGESPCTPGARAIDTYLDHQGEKLRRRFDSASYVCLTKAMDAFDVPDAALRRNEVPTLVVGISSDELYPASEVRLLAAKLGESTYWELQSPHGHDAFLIDADNLARRVKSFLG comes from the coding sequence ATGAGCGTGGCCTTCGACCTCTTCCGGGACGTCGACACGACCCGCACGCAGACGGCCTTGCTGTTTCGCGATCGTCCGCTCACGCTCGACTCGGGGGCGCAAGTTCGAAATCTACGCGTCGCGTACCGCACGTGGGGCAGCCTGAGTCCCGCGAAGGACAACGCCGTCTTGATTCTGCACGCCCTTACGGGTGACGCGAACGCGGACGTGTGGTGGCCCGCCCTGCTACGTGAAGGCGGCGCGCTCGATCCGAACCGCTCCTTTCTCGTGTGCGCGAATGTCGTCGGCGGGTCTGCGGGCAGCACGTCGGCCGCCGAACTCGGCCATGACCTCACGATTCGGGACATGGTGCGCGTTCAAGCCGAACTTCTCGACCTCCTGGGCGTCGACAAGGTCACCGTCATCGGCGGATCGATGGGCGGAATGCTCGCCCTCTCGTTCGTCACGCAGTACCCCGACCGGACCGAGCGGGCCGTGATCGTCGGAGCGCCGCAGCGGCAAAGCGCGTGGGCCGCCGGTTTCAATCACGCCAAGCGCGCCGCGATCGCCCTCGATCCCGAACGCGGCCTCGAAATCGCGCGGATGTTCGCGATGCTAACGTACCGCTCGCCGCTCAGCTTGGAGCTCAGCCAAAGCGGTGAAAGTCCTTGCACACCCGGTGCGCGCGCCATCGACACCTACCTCGATCATCAAGGCGAGAAGTTGCGCCGCCGCTTCGACTCCGCGAGCTACGTGTGCCTCACCAAGGCCATGGACGCTTTCGACGTGCCCGACGCCGCCTTGCGCCGAAACGAAGTGCCGACGCTCGTCGTCGGGATCTCGTCCGACGAGTTGTATCCGGCGTCGGAAGTGCGCCTGCTCGCCGCGAAGCTGGGTGAAAGCACGTACTGGGAACTGCAAAGCCCGCACGGCCACGACGCCTTCCTGATCGACGCCGACAATCTCGCTCGGCGCGTGAAGAGCTTCCTGGGCTGA
- a CDS encoding O-acetylhomoserine aminocarboxypropyltransferase/cysteine synthase family protein: MTHDASRKPRFETLQVHAGQSPDPVTGSRAVPIYQTTSYNFKDAAHAADLFGLRAFGNIYSRIMNPTNAVFEERITALEGGTMAVAVGSGHAALLVTILTLAQSGDNFVSSPNLYGGTYNLFKVTLPRLGIQVRFTSSEERPEEFAALTDDKTKGFYLETLGNPALNVPDFDEIAKVARDLGVAVIVDNTFGQGGYLFRPFEHGANIITHSASKWIGGHGTAIGGVLIDGGNFDWGNGRYPLFTEPSPSYHGLNFWETFGEGNPLGLPNVAFAIRARVENLRDLGPTLAPHHASLFIQGLETLSLRAERHVENTRKLAAWLATRPEVSKVTHPDLPSHPHFERARKYLPKGAGSILTFELRGGREAGEAFVNNVKLASLLANVGDTKTLVIHSASTTHSQLTEGEQRAAGVTPGLVRVSVGIEHIDDIIADFQQAFARVPELV, from the coding sequence ATGACGCACGACGCTTCTCGCAAGCCCCGCTTCGAAACCTTGCAAGTCCACGCCGGCCAGTCGCCCGATCCTGTCACGGGCTCGCGCGCCGTGCCGATCTACCAAACGACGAGCTACAACTTCAAAGATGCCGCCCACGCCGCCGATTTGTTCGGCCTGCGGGCGTTCGGCAACATCTACAGCCGCATCATGAACCCCACCAACGCCGTGTTCGAAGAGCGCATCACCGCCCTCGAAGGCGGCACGATGGCGGTCGCCGTGGGCTCCGGGCACGCCGCCCTCCTCGTGACGATCCTGACCCTCGCGCAATCGGGGGACAACTTCGTGTCCTCGCCGAACCTCTACGGCGGCACGTACAACCTCTTCAAGGTGACGCTGCCGCGCCTCGGCATCCAAGTGCGCTTCACGTCGTCCGAAGAGCGCCCCGAAGAGTTCGCCGCTCTCACGGACGACAAGACGAAAGGCTTTTACCTCGAGACGCTCGGCAATCCCGCCCTCAACGTGCCCGACTTCGATGAAATCGCGAAGGTCGCGCGTGACTTGGGCGTCGCCGTCATCGTCGACAATACCTTCGGGCAAGGCGGCTATCTCTTCCGGCCATTCGAGCACGGTGCGAACATCATCACGCACTCCGCGTCGAAGTGGATCGGCGGACACGGCACGGCCATCGGAGGCGTCCTCATCGACGGCGGCAACTTCGACTGGGGCAACGGTCGCTACCCGCTCTTCACCGAGCCGAGCCCCTCGTACCACGGCCTCAACTTCTGGGAGACCTTCGGTGAAGGCAACCCGCTGGGCCTTCCCAACGTCGCCTTCGCGATTCGCGCGCGCGTCGAGAACTTGCGCGATCTCGGTCCGACGCTCGCGCCGCACCACGCCTCGCTGTTCATCCAAGGCCTCGAGACTCTCAGCTTGCGCGCCGAGCGGCACGTGGAGAACACCCGTAAGCTCGCCGCGTGGCTCGCGACGCGCCCCGAAGTCAGCAAGGTCACGCACCCCGACTTGCCGTCCCATCCGCACTTCGAGCGCGCCCGCAAGTACCTTCCGAAAGGCGCGGGCTCGATCCTGACCTTCGAATTGCGCGGCGGACGCGAAGCGGGCGAGGCGTTCGTGAACAACGTCAAGCTGGCTTCGCTGCTCGCGAACGTCGGCGACACGAAGACGCTCGTGATCCACTCGGCGAGCACCACGCACAGCCAACTCACGGAAGGCGAGCAACGCGCGGCGGGCGTCACGCCGGGTTTGGTTCGCGTGTCGGTGGGCATCGAGCACATCGACGACATCATCGCCGACTTCCAGCAAGCCTTCGCTCGCGTTCCGGAGCTGGTATGA
- a CDS encoding VOC family protein: MTLRFDMIGLVVLDMAASVAFYRSLGLTFPEGAESEGHVEATLPNGLRFALDTVDVILTFDPAWKAPIGSSRVGLAFLCRSPEDVDAKFADLVASGVTPHKEPWDAFWGQRYAVVKDPDGNTVDLFAPLS, from the coding sequence ATGACCCTTCGCTTCGACATGATCGGCCTCGTCGTGCTCGACATGGCCGCGTCCGTGGCGTTCTACCGCTCGCTCGGCTTGACGTTTCCCGAAGGCGCGGAAAGCGAGGGGCACGTGGAGGCGACGTTGCCGAACGGCTTGCGCTTCGCCCTCGACACCGTCGATGTCATCCTCACGTTCGATCCGGCTTGGAAAGCGCCGATCGGCTCGTCGCGCGTCGGCCTCGCCTTCCTGTGTCGATCGCCCGAGGACGTCGACGCCAAGTTCGCCGATCTCGTCGCGTCGGGCGTCACGCCGCACAAGGAGCCGTGGGATGCCTTTTGGGGACAACGCTACGCCGTGGTGAAAGACCCGGACGGCAACACCGTCGACCTCTTCGCCCCGCTCTCTTGA
- a CDS encoding acylphosphatase, with protein sequence MRMTALISGTVQGVGYRRYVQRHALDLAVAGYAENLSDARVEVVAEGAREDLDRLLHWIRRGPPHASVDHVDVQWSEETGLSGFYVY encoded by the coding sequence ATGCGAATGACCGCCCTCATTTCCGGAACGGTGCAAGGTGTCGGATACCGCCGTTACGTGCAAAGGCACGCTCTCGACCTCGCGGTCGCCGGTTACGCCGAGAACTTGTCGGACGCCCGCGTCGAAGTCGTCGCGGAAGGTGCGCGCGAAGATTTGGACCGCTTGCTTCACTGGATTCGCCGAGGCCCTCCGCACGCTTCGGTCGATCACGTCGACGTTCAATGGAGCGAGGAAACCGGACTGTCGGGCTTCTACGTCTATTAG